Below is a genomic region from Eupeodes corollae chromosome 1, idEupCoro1.1, whole genome shotgun sequence.
TACGAATATACTTTTGATGCCTATATCCATTGCCTCTTCTTGGTGAAGAATCAGAATGGAAGAGGTTCACTTAGCTAAGGACAACAAAGCCCTGGCGTCGTTAGTGTTCctttcgaatattttaaaatgattcatAGAATTTTATCAAAGATGTTGTAGGGATGCTATATACAAGCTGATATTTTAAATCTACATAATTGATGAGTGgcagaaaatcaaattttgaatgaattccAAGCCGCATGCGGACAAATCTGCTTAATTGtgaacaacattttcaattcttttatgaTCAGAGACGCCTTATTGCACAAACTGACACTTTTGGGAAAGTCAGTTTAAAATGGAATTTGCTTgcgattttaagaaaattagaagttttgatttttcgaaacCGTGGGCGAAATATGAAGCACTTAGGtaagtacaaaatatttatgaagcTGCTTCAAAATCAGTGATGAACAACTGTGCCCAAGTTTGGGATTATTCAACTCCAAAGTTGAAAGGTTTTTTATCAAGAGAGTGTTTAACCTAGAAACAGAGCTTCCAAAAGTCTTCCTTTCAACTGTTGATTTTCATCCAAAAAGTCGAGGTACATCCAAAGAGTTGGAACCCTTCCGGAAAACAGATAACCGAATAATCTTTTAGATGTCGTTGTAAGAAAGCGGATTTATTAGGTACATAAGTGGACAGAACTCTTTAACATTGAGTTTAACTAGTCAACAAAGTCTGGGTGGAAAGCATTGCACAAAACTTATAGAAAGACATTggaagaaacacaaaaatagagCGGTCCAATAACAATTCCACGATTAGTATTGCAACATGGACTACACCTAGACAACAAATAACGACGACAACAGTAACTCACTCGAGATGATGCGGATGTTGTTAATGTCCAGGTGCGGGTTGCACAATCTTAATGCAAGAATATATAGAATGATGGCATGCAAGAAAGTTATCCTTCAGTAGCCTGCCCCTAACTCATACATTTGAGGATAAAAAGGAACTTATACAtgcatttcaaaagaaaatactgTTCTTTAAgtgtttgtaataaatttagaaaatgcaTAGCTGAAGTTATCCGAGCTAACAAATCATGTTGATGTCCAGTCACTTCATCTTGGCGTGTCCAGCTCCATTTCGGCCTTTTTGTTCTACTTATGACCTCAAGATATACCTATATGTGCTTTCTGCGTCGACATCCGGTCTCAGATTAGTGTTGTTTCTCAAATTAAACGGCTGAACATTAGACATTTTCATCACTAGGAACAAACGAGCAGAGCTGCTCCGCTAATCCAAGGAGTCtttcagtttttgagaaaaaattctGGAGGTTTTCCAATTCGTAATAAACTACTGACATTCCCGCAACTTAAAAGTTGCTGTTCGTACCCTTTATTACGATATAAATTCAGCTTAATATATACCGCTGCTTACAGGTTAGCTAGACTTTGTAGACGTTGGCCTAGTGGACCATATTTGCACTTGAAGGACGGCTCTTAACAGCTATTGGGATATTAAATGAATAGTCCTTTTGAAGAGGTTTCAACGTTTTATAGCGCAGTTTgtcaataacaacaacaataacaatatgaTACCTTACCCagatttttatttcatcccTAACTTTTAGTGCTTCAAAAGTTATCCAAATCATacagaaaaagaatttattaatttaaagtagttttttaataaatttatacttAGACCTAGGCacacaaaatacttttttgttcttttaatttttgtatagacACCATAATATTATCCATTTGCATCTGAATATTGGCAGCTTCAATAATTAATTCAAGTGAATTTTGGAATTTCTCTTTAGTCACTTGTAAAGGCCTGGGAACTAGAACTCCAAACCATCGAATTGGATCAATAAATTTAGCTTCCTTATCAATTGGATAGCGTTTGAGCTGGAATTCCTTTTCAGCACAAGCACTCTCCGATTGGATTTGTTCGACACGTACAAGAGCATTGAATTCTTGACTTTCGTCGGTGGGTAGTTTTGATATTCCAACTGTTTTAGGTCCTTGAATATAGCGAGCTTTTGCACAATTGATTCTTCCTTCGTTTGTGACTTTTTCAATAGTTACTTTGCATTGTACCAACTGTTCGACTAGACTTAGGAGTTCCAAATACAAATCATCAAGATGTTCGTGAACCTCGGAAAGACTTAGCTCTTTATAGTCATCGCGTATTAATTTTTGAGGCatcttttttaagttaagttaaatgttttttttttcaaaaacagaaatttattgttgaaaatttataaTGTATCGGGCTGAAGATGTGTTTGTGTGTATTTTATGTCACATGACGACAGATGAGATGACAGTTTAGTGAGTTTTGAAGGCGTTCGATTGGGTTCGTTCATtgaattggaatttttaaaactgtgaACTTAAATCAGATTAAAAGCCAGTTCGAGTTGgagcaaaattatttaattacattttagaTTTTCTAATGATATAtttgtagtagtagtagtaagcGTGTGTTGATGGTTAGTGcctaggtcttgggttcaatccctgcatgtGCAACCTAACAAGTTTTTTTACGGTCACTGACTCTTgagagaaattgacaaattctccaagagtaatacttgtcataaaaaatgctttctcgGATTCGGATTAAAACTGAAGGTCTCTAGGCCTGTAAGTCACTGggcctgttgcgccacccaaattTGTAATAATATCTTTGTATATACAATCTTCCAACGCCACCTTGTGCCTACGGCGAACGTAAAAATAACTGCTCCTTGATAATACTATAGATTTGTTATACGAAAATAACTGTCAAgtagaatgtttttattttaaattggccATTTTCGTCGTGCTCCGTCTGAGCAggagaataaaaaatataaacgcaATTTACTATTTATTCTCACTTAGCAATCAAATTagctttgtatttattttcatgtttttttattatttgttgtggATGCCTTCCATTAACCGCATCCTCAATCCTAaggtagtaaaataaaaaaagaatagttaaataag
It encodes:
- the LOC129939747 gene encoding coiled-coil domain-containing protein 115, with the translated sequence MPQKLIRDDYKELSLSEVHEHLDDLYLELLSLVEQLVQCKVTIEKVTNEGRINCAKARYIQGPKTVGISKLPTDESQEFNALVRVEQIQSESACAEKEFQLKRYPIDKEAKFIDPIRWFGVLVPRPLQVTKEKFQNSLELIIEAANIQMQMDNIMVSIQKLKEQKSILCA